The genomic region tacatacagtacatacaaatatgaatatgctGAAGTCTGGCTGGCACACTAAACAAATTCTTCAGTCCGTGATAAAACTCAGAATTACATGTCTTgcgaaagcaaaaaaaaaaacaaacaaacaaacaaaacaccagaAAAATCACTGGACATCTTTAGAAATGTTTAGATGGAAATGTATTGTCATTATCGTCACTTAGAGATGTGAATGggtatgcaaaaacaaaaacaaaacaggttggTTTTATTCCAAGTAAGGAGTAAACTTCAGCTGTACATGTAATGAAGAAACGTCTAGCAGGTGTGCCTTTTGTTTCCTGCACAGCGCATGGCAAATCTGATTCTAACAACAgttcatatgatttttttttccatttgcttTTGCATCCATTCTTTGCTCCTATTAAATTTAAGTCTCATGTCTTAATGGATATATAAGgctttatttaatcattttgtgCAACCACATAAACAATATCGGTTTTGGTccatgggtttttttgttttttttttaaataaaccacagGTGTGATATTAAAGCACCATTGAGTTTTCTGGATGTTGCTGACATCAGTATCATCGTATCCTGAAGTTATAAAGCTCTAATACTGTTTAAGTGAGAGGTTTTGattcctttcacacacacacacacacacacacacacacacacacacacacacacacacacacacacacacacacacacacacacacacacaccatgtatcATGTTCAATTGTCAAGCTGCACAAAATCACTGATTTTTGTCGTTTAAGTTCATGACAAAGCCACGATTCCAAAAGTCTGAAACATAATGTGGAGTTCAAGACACCTAGGGAGAATTGGTgattgctgctttttttttttttttttttgctgcgaGATTTTCCAGAATGTTCACTGAACATCTTTCTGACCACTGTTGAGAGGATCATAGTCGTATGCCTAAAAGAAAACAGAGCTGCCAGGATTAGTCAAGTGCTTCCACATCTCTCCTCTGCTCTGCTGTGCTTTTGTTCACATCAAATGCAAGTCTTTGTTTAAAATCGTGTCTTTAAATAGCGTCGCAGTCAGATTCAGAAAGGCAACGTGTCCATGAAGATCTTATCCACAATCGGAGGAGGTGGGACAAGGTCTTCGAGTTTAAGGTAGAAGATGCGCTGAAAGCCTTGAGTACACAGTGTCCTGAGTTCGGGCAGTTTCCCCAGCAGCCGGGACAGGTAGTTGCAGCGTGCTGCTTCTGAGACAATCGTCGCAACGTGGTCTTTGAGGCATGTTATTAGATGGTTCTGGATATCCTCAACTCGTTTGGGTTCCTTCAGGCCGTGTCGATCTGTAAGAGATGGCGGACAGCATAAGGGCAGGGGTTCCGTGCTGCTTCTTTAACCTATATGTTCTTAGCAACTGATTTGATCTATATTAGCAACATATTAACAATATAAGCAATATTCATAGAAATTGGTGCACAAAAGCCCTAGTGAGCAGGTCTATGTTGTTAAGTGGTAGTGGTTAGCGCTTCCAGAAAAACAAGTCCTCAATCAGTTGTGCAAGAAAAGAGCTCATCAGGTTTCTCTGGAAATGTTCTGTTTGTGCTACACTTCAATTTTACTACCTCCACCACTATCTGACCTCCAGTCACTTAAGACAGAGCAGCATAAAGTAAACGTTAAGAATAATGCACAGAGTTTCCAGAGAAACGGCGCGTTTTGGGACATCAGCTGTGCACGCGATCGTTTGTATAGTGATTTACTTACCTAATTATCATTTAAATCCACATTCATGTGGAGGCCTTTACATAGTGAAATTTCAACATTGCACTATAGGAATATATTTAATTCTGAAACGacatgtcacgtaatggaggctagGACGaatgcaaatgcagaaaagagctttattaaagaaagGCAGGCAAGTTTAGAAGGTTAAAAATCATCTGCTTAATTTTGATGAAATGTAGTAACGTATTATTTATATTGAGTCATAGGCAGAAAAACTAAATTGTGGTCAAACGTTGATCCCCCCTCACTCATTTTTGATGGAATTCAATGTCAGTGACTTCCGACAAGTTTTCCCAAACCACAGCAcatttttatgttcattttacagaaaaatgaatGTGATAATTTAGTGTTAAATACAGGATTTTAGTTCAGAGAGCTCAGAGACCATATTGCATGctgggcaaaaaaaacaaaacaacaacctgaAAGTTCCAGTGTGAAACTCACCTGTTATAATGACTAGTGTGGCGAGACAACAGAACGACGCCACGTCCAGGTTCAGACGATGCAAATTCTGCGAGAATTCCATGATGGAGTCGATCCACTCGCCAAATCCCCGCACACACTGCATGCGGTGAAGAACCACGCCGTTGCAGAAGATCAGTTTGTCCGTCTCTGGGTGTGATCTGAAATGAACATGAGAAAACGATTCCAACTTTTTCACTAATTAAAGAAAAACGCGTTGtacttttttctgtttatggTAACCCTGAGGTGCTTATAAATCACAAAGTGCAAtgtcctctgttctgaagactctACCATGTGAAagtgctgacattggagactccttctataaatcttaaataaacatctccttacagaaaacttcacgtCTGATAGACAAGTCtttgtgaattagctgttacaaCAGAAACGATAActtaatacattaatataaaactttgCAGTCgactgctgttgtagaaaattcatcgacagcttctgaccaatcagatttgagtattCGACAGCGCTGAATTCCAATACGATTATTATTGTGGTTCATTACCTGTAAGCTAGTCGTAATATGAAGAGCTCGACAAAGGCTGATTCGAAGAGCAAGTCCTGGTCCTCCTTAGAGAAGGCAGTGAATCCTGGGATGCTTTCTGCCCACTTTCTGATCACGCTCATAGACCCGGTCAGCAGGTCGTAAAACTGCTGGATGTCATTGGCGTCCTCCTTTTCAGACACGCTAGCCACTGTCTGCTGATACTGAACAGAAAACAAGACAGCATACAGTAATCAGCAACTGGACTTTCCTACAGCACAGTCATATGAGCATAAACATCATAAAAACTATGTACACGAACCTAATCACTAAAGGACAAATCAATTCTGAATGCCTctcatattaatattcataactaacatgtgatcttcagtggtgtccaagatttattttgtatttaatttttgttttagtttaaaGTGCTTTCCGTTCACTTTCGTTAATGTTTTCCTACGTTACCCACAATCCCGCTTGACTACCTGCTAATAACGGTGCAGCACCCTCGGTTCATCTTTACACaaaaagagagcgatgcagcggcactTTAATCCTTTACTCTGTCTACCTCTCTCACCTACTTATCTGTACGCTCTGCTCAAACTGATCAGCTTGCTAGATTTCAAATTCATGACATCTCATGGATCGCTAACTAGCCAGGCTGAGTCTGTGCCATAACTTAATAATGCCAACTGCATTATATAGCTGCATTTTATTCTGGAACGTTCAATCCAATGTCTGCAACATCTTCACGACTTCTACATTGGATTTCTCATGAATATGACATTGAGCCTTGCtggaaaatgttgacatgttgaTATTCCTATTAAATGCCATTGCAAATGCGCTAGCAGTTCAAAATGCACGGCTCACCTTTGAGTAGTCCAGTTTTGTGATGGCTGGGTTTGAGTCCATGTGAGCATTCACAAGAGAGGTGATGATGTTTCCAGAAGGCAAAGCAGATGCTGATTCCGTGACTGGTTTTGGCTTAGAAGGCAAACGACCCCTTCTGCCCTTTAGGTTGTCTGTTCTTACAACTGAACAGGACCAAGTAGAAAATAACAAGCATGTGTTATTAACGCAATAATACACAAATGCTATTGCGAGACAAGATTGATGCTAGACAGAATGACATGCTGACTGTAAAGTGCATTGTGGCATTACTGAAGCGAAATAATGGACTTTTTAaaagtatgaaataaatattaaaatatactgtTATGAAAAACAATAGGATAATTAAATTCATCCATCTGTTGTGTGTAGGAGGTGATAACTGCTAAGGCTTTTCTCACCTTCTTTCACCATTCCTACTGCCAGGCACTTCTGAAAGCGACAGAACTGGCACCTGTTCCGCCGCCGTTTGTCCACTGGACAGTCTTTATTAGCTAGGCATACGTACTTGGCATTTTTCTGTACTGTAcgctaaaagaaaaacaaacaaaagctctTTTAATAATTCAACATGATCAACACGTgtacagaattaaataaataaagtgcaaacGATGAATGCTTTAATATTAAAGATACACTCATGTGGtacttaaaggtgcagtttgtaatttttcaaAGCATTTCtagatgtgtaataataataataataatcataaatctCAAAAGATATTGCATAGTAATATTGCTTTGCAAATAATCTGATAGTTTCGTTTGTTTTGgggttaaattaaaaaatttctggcccagaaataaTCTCTACGCCAAATCAAGCCTACTCAGGTATGACCGTTTTGCCTAAAAATAACCTACAAGTCATACATGGTTTCAACTTAGAAGGTGAGGTCAGTTTAGAGACAAGAGGAACACTTGGGCtctaaaaattacaaactgctcctttaaaacCGAGCTAATATATTCACCTTAAAGAAGCCCTTGCAGCCCTCACATGTGCGCACTCCATAGTGCTGGCAGGAGGCGTTGTCCCCACAAACCGCACAGCACCCTTCATTTCCTGTTGGACTCTTGATTTTGGGAGACAGCTGATTGTCCACCAGGACTGAACTGTCCCTGCTGCTGTGATCCAGCCTGAGTGGATGGTTCTGATGGCTCAGAGAAAAGGGATCCTGATCAGGAAGTTGATGCTGCTGCAGCTGCCCTAGAGGAGACATGTCTTCCGCTGACACAGAtccaaaagtgaaaaaggaaGGGGCCTGAGGAAGAGGTGTCTTCTCTGAACCCCAGCAGCCTGCGTCAGGGGAGCAGGATCCATATGCCCCATCCCAGGAAGGCACTGACTGGAAACCCGGGGTCGAGGGTGAAGGAGCCGAGACGGGGCTGCCAAAACAGTTCGAGCCACCTGACGTAGACAGCGCATCGTCCATGTAGCTGAAGGTGAATGTGCCGGGGTAGCAGCCATAAACCTGGAGGTCGTCCAGCTTGAAGGAGTCCTGGCCCGAGGTGGCGCCGGTGCAGGTTGATGCAGTGGCAAGTGGGCAGGAGTAGGTATCAAATTCTCCCCCGTAGCCTCCCACCAGAGAGGTGATGCTCGGCAGAGAGGATGTGGAGAGCTGCTCCCGCTGTTCGCTCACGTCCATGGCCAACCTGGAGGTGAAGTCAGGGTTCATAAGCTCTGAGCAGTAGAGCATGCTCTCATAAGGCTGGACTCCATGTTGGCTTTGAACACAGGTCATTTCTGTAGAGCAGAACCACAAGACCTGCTTTTCAATATCGCAAAAGGCTTTCTTGTTTTGCTCCTGCTCATCTGAAATCATGACCCTTgtgtgaaaaaaacccccaaacaaccAACCCTTTCCAGAGCCAGGCATAGATATTACCCTCGGGTAAACCGAGAGCGAACCTAACGGGTAATGTAATCATCACTACAGGAACCGATTTCAAGTAGACGTTTCTGAGAAAGCCTGGAAAGCAGTCTTACATCGTAAGGCCTATTTATATATCACCCATaggagtgtatatatataactttagaCGAAACTCTAGAACCGGctttcaaacacacaccagaGGCTGAAGAAGCATGAATGAGATAACGTAACGATGAAATTTACCGACTGACTGAAATGGCAGAAAATCTCAGGTTCGAGTTACGAAGGTCGTTGGAATTGTCGTTCGGCATTGTCCTTTAGAGCAGATGCCGTCTGTTTCAATTCTCGATTCCGACCAATACAAAGAGAAGCTCTTTGATGATcaaaaccacaaaacacaataccCTCTGTGAGGTGCAACTGACAGTTTGGAGTCAAATGAGAAGTAAAGATGGATGCACAAACATGTCAGAGAGGACTATTTAAAGCCCAGTGGGCAAACCGACGTCCGAGAAGGCCTTGTCCCTCGACAGATTATCGCCTTCTCTCTTCTAACACACTGACCCTAAGTGATCTATGAGCCGAATCAGGTGTGTGCTCTGACTATACAATCCTGATTTCAAAAATGACAGCTTATCTACACTACTACATGTAGTACACTTATTCTTATCGAGTTAcaattttacatatttaattaattagtcTTTTCTAACATCTCCTCAGATACTGATGAGACTCTGGCAAACAAATGTAGCTATTTTGTTTTGCAAAGAATTGCTTATTTTCATTGTTTGCATTGCTGAGATTTAAAAGCCAAATATGAGCTTTGCATGCAGTTCTGTCTGGAAGAATCTGAAGAGATTTTAGTTGTCATGACATTTGAAGTTGAATTTGCCTGCTTTATTCTTTAGGTATGTAATCTTTCGGTGACGAAACAGTCAAAAAAGTCTCAGAGCCGTTAAACCTGCACGAAAACAAGACTAAGAGCCAAGTGCCAAGAGTGATT from Ictalurus furcatus strain D&B chromosome 15, Billie_1.0, whole genome shotgun sequence harbors:
- the nr4a1 gene encoding nuclear receptor subfamily 4 group A member 1, which gives rise to MTCVQSQHGVQPYESMLYCSELMNPDFTSRLAMDVSEQREQLSTSSLPSITSLVGGYGGEFDTYSCPLATASTCTGATSGQDSFKLDDLQVYGCYPGTFTFSYMDDALSTSGGSNCFGSPVSAPSPSTPGFQSVPSWDGAYGSCSPDAGCWGSEKTPLPQAPSFFTFGSVSAEDMSPLGQLQQHQLPDQDPFSLSHQNHPLRLDHSSRDSSVLVDNQLSPKIKSPTGNEGCCAVCGDNASCQHYGVRTCEGCKGFFKRTVQKNAKYVCLANKDCPVDKRRRNRCQFCRFQKCLAVGMVKEVVRTDNLKGRRGRLPSKPKPVTESASALPSGNIITSLVNAHMDSNPAITKLDYSKYQQTVASVSEKEDANDIQQFYDLLTGSMSVIRKWAESIPGFTAFSKEDQDLLFESAFVELFILRLAYRSHPETDKLIFCNGVVLHRMQCVRGFGEWIDSIMEFSQNLHRLNLDVASFCCLATLVIITDRHGLKEPKRVEDIQNHLITCLKDHVATIVSEAARCNYLSRLLGKLPELRTLCTQGFQRIFYLKLEDLVPPPPIVDKIFMDTLPF